In one window of Acidovorax sp. HDW3 DNA:
- a CDS encoding transposase, which yields MHYRRASTPGGSFFFTVVTEGRRPVFAAAENVQVLRTAFKQVRATRPFTIEAIIVLPDHLHCIWTLPPDDADFSTRWRLIKTWFTKHSLPELRHTSNAARVAKHQQAIWQHRYWEHQLRDGADFANHADYIHYNPVKHGLAASPAQWPYSSFQRYVQAGTYPADWGQESMAMKDIGHE from the coding sequence ATGCACTACCGACGCGCATCCACCCCCGGCGGCTCGTTTTTCTTCACCGTGGTGACAGAAGGCAGGCGCCCGGTCTTTGCAGCTGCCGAGAACGTGCAGGTCTTGCGCACCGCTTTCAAGCAAGTGCGCGCCACGCGTCCCTTCACCATCGAAGCCATCATTGTTTTGCCCGACCACCTGCATTGCATCTGGACGCTCCCCCCGGATGACGCCGATTTTTCCACCCGCTGGCGCCTGATCAAAACCTGGTTCACCAAACACAGCCTCCCCGAGCTGCGCCACACCTCCAACGCCGCACGCGTCGCAAAACACCAACAGGCCATTTGGCAGCACCGTTACTGGGAGCACCAGCTGCGCGACGGTGCCGACTTCGCAAACCATGCGGACTACATTCACTACAACCCCGTCAAGCATGGCCTGGCAGCGTCCCCCGCGCAGTGGCCTTACTCCAGTTTTCAGCGTTATGTACAAGCAGGCACCTACCCCGCCGATTGGGGCCAGGAAAGCATGGCCATGAAAGACATCGGACATGAATAA
- a CDS encoding nucleotidyltransferase substrate binding protein, giving the protein MNDEAKLELEPLRRALASLEDGLDVVCDALWFNQQSDKVQNTLIAGVIQNFEFVYEIGFKMLRRQMEAEAASPADVDASSFRDVLRMAGEKGLIADVEAWFGYRKMRNITAHTYDHEKAQQVYQGTLLFIADARDLLAQLEKRNG; this is encoded by the coding sequence ATGAACGATGAAGCGAAACTGGAACTGGAACCGCTGCGCCGCGCGCTGGCATCACTGGAGGATGGGCTGGACGTGGTTTGTGACGCCCTCTGGTTCAACCAACAATCGGACAAGGTGCAAAACACCCTGATCGCCGGTGTCATCCAAAACTTCGAGTTCGTGTACGAAATCGGCTTCAAGATGCTGCGCCGTCAAATGGAAGCCGAAGCCGCCAGCCCCGCTGATGTGGACGCGAGCAGCTTCCGCGATGTGCTGCGCATGGCCGGCGAAAAAGGCCTGATTGCCGATGTAGAGGCATGGTTTGGCTACCGCAAGATGCGCAACATCACCGCCCACACCTACGACCACGAAAAGGCCCAGCAGGTGTACCAAGGCACGCTGTTGTTCATCGCCGACGCCCGTGACCTGCTGGCCCAGCTGGAAAAACGCAATGGATGA
- a CDS encoding restriction endonuclease subunit S, with protein MDERPLIDVRPDLWDTVRSILQTHVPQYEVWAFGSRAKWTAKPCSDLDLAVITRQPLSLAVSTALSLAFEESDLPWRVDVVDWATTSEAFRKIIESNRVVVQQAQKDGAPPAAPVGWVSPQGVTRQDVGAGDVGLRCANPTYGAAWSTGKLGDFLELKRGYDLPQAKREPGMVPLVSSSGVSDRHSVAMVKGPGVVTGRYGTIGQVFYVEEDFWPLNTTLYVRDFKGNEPKFIHYFLKTIDFFAYSDKAAVPGINRNHLHEALVTLPPAADQKNIAAFLGALDDRITLLRETNATLEAIAQALFKSWFVDFDPVRAKMEGRTPEGMDAATAALFPDGFEASELGEVPRGWQATNLADLTSQTGGNIQTGPFGSQLHASDYVEVGIPVVMPKDISLRRVLTDSIARVSPSDADRLARHKIAPGDVVFSRRGDVERHALISETERGWLCGTGCLLVRPGPKWPSSNFLSLLLDSPQSRLWLVQHAVGATMPNLNTGILGSVPVVLPSREVVMAFEEIVSGLEARRAHNAHQTQTLATLRDTLLPRLISGQLRLPEATSFEMATP; from the coding sequence ATGGATGAGCGCCCCCTGATCGACGTACGTCCCGACCTGTGGGACACCGTGCGCAGCATCCTGCAGACCCACGTGCCGCAGTACGAGGTGTGGGCGTTTGGCTCGCGTGCCAAGTGGACGGCCAAACCCTGCTCCGACCTGGACCTGGCGGTCATCACCCGCCAGCCCTTGTCGCTGGCCGTCAGCACGGCACTGAGCCTGGCCTTTGAAGAATCCGACCTGCCCTGGCGCGTGGACGTGGTGGACTGGGCCACGACCAGCGAGGCGTTTCGCAAGATCATTGAAAGCAATAGGGTGGTGGTGCAGCAGGCGCAAAAAGACGGCGCACCCCCCGCCGCCCCCGTAGGTTGGGTTAGCCCGCAGGGCGTAACCCGACAGGATGTTGGCGCAGGAGATGTCGGGTTACGCTGCGCTAACCCGACCTACGGGGCTGCGTGGTCAACCGGAAAACTCGGTGATTTCCTCGAACTCAAGCGTGGGTACGATCTTCCTCAGGCCAAGCGCGAACCTGGAATGGTGCCGCTTGTCTCGTCGTCAGGGGTCAGTGACCGTCACAGTGTGGCAATGGTGAAAGGCCCCGGTGTAGTGACCGGTCGATACGGCACCATCGGACAGGTTTTCTACGTCGAAGAAGATTTTTGGCCACTCAACACGACGCTTTACGTTCGTGATTTCAAAGGGAATGAGCCAAAATTCATCCATTACTTCCTGAAAACAATCGATTTTTTCGCCTACTCCGACAAGGCTGCGGTTCCAGGGATAAACCGCAATCACCTGCATGAAGCGCTGGTTACCCTGCCTCCGGCTGCGGATCAGAAAAATATTGCGGCATTTTTGGGTGCTCTCGACGACCGCATCACCCTCCTGCGCGAAACCAACGCCACCCTCGAAGCCATCGCCCAGGCTTTATTCAAATCCTGGTTCGTCGATTTCGACCCCGTGCGCGCCAAGATGGAAGGTCGCACCCCCGAAGGCATGGACGCGGCCACCGCAGCGCTGTTTCCCGATGGGTTTGAAGCGTCGGAGTTGGGGGAAGTGCCGAGGGGGTGGCAAGCCACCAACTTGGCCGACCTCACCTCGCAAACCGGGGGAAACATTCAAACCGGGCCTTTCGGAAGCCAGCTTCATGCATCCGACTATGTCGAGGTAGGCATCCCGGTTGTTATGCCCAAGGACATCAGCTTGCGGCGTGTTCTGACCGATTCAATTGCGCGGGTATCACCCAGCGATGCAGATCGCTTGGCTCGTCACAAGATTGCCCCGGGGGACGTGGTGTTCAGTCGGCGCGGCGATGTTGAAAGGCACGCGCTCATCTCTGAAACCGAGCGTGGATGGCTTTGTGGAACAGGTTGTTTGCTGGTAAGACCGGGGCCGAAATGGCCCTCATCGAACTTTTTGTCTTTACTGCTGGACTCGCCACAGTCCCGGCTTTGGCTCGTGCAACACGCCGTTGGAGCAACCATGCCGAACCTCAATACAGGCATTCTTGGGTCTGTTCCCGTTGTGCTGCCATCTCGTGAAGTGGTCATGGCGTTTGAAGAAATCGTCTCAGGACTTGAAGCGCGCCGGGCTCACAACGCTCACCAAACCCAAACCCTCGCCACCCTCCGCGACACCTTGCTCCCCCGCCTGATCTCCGGCCAGCTGCGCCTGCCCGAAGCGACCTCCTTTGAAATGGCCACGCCATGA
- a CDS encoding VF530 family DNA-binding protein, which translates to MTSPTPPAQPRNPLHGLTLEAIVTALAAHYGWEELGRRIPVRCFTSEPSVSSSLKFLRKTPWAREKVEGLYLFMLREQRRGPAQPNS; encoded by the coding sequence ATGACCTCACCGACCCCACCCGCCCAACCACGCAACCCCCTGCATGGCCTCACCCTGGAGGCCATCGTCACGGCGCTGGCGGCGCACTATGGCTGGGAGGAGCTGGGCAGGCGCATTCCGGTGCGCTGCTTCACCAGCGAGCCCAGCGTGTCGTCCAGCCTGAAGTTCCTGCGCAAGACGCCCTGGGCGCGCGAAAAGGTAGAGGGGCTGTACCTGTTCATGCTGCGGGAGCAGCGGCGCGGGCCAGCGCAACCAAATTCGTAG
- a CDS encoding type I restriction endonuclease subunit R → MTEDQLEQETLSWLADIGYAVRFGPDMAPDSAGAERNHYRQVVLAGRLRQALARLNPQVPQAAREDALQRVLELGVPAQLAANRVFHRLLVGGVPVQYQQGDETVGDFVRLLDWGDVARNDWLAVNQFTIKGAHHTRRPDIILFVNGLPLVLIELKNPTDEAADIWKAYEQIQTYKAQIPDVFQYNAVLVVSDGSEARMGSLSANAERFQQWRTIDGVALDPLGEFNELQTLVRGALAPAMLLEYLRFFVLFEDDGQLVKKIAGYHQFHAVRAAVQQVMAASRADSPAPLQGKGGVVWHTQGSGKSITMTCFAARVMQEPAMQNPTIVVITDRNDLDGQLLGVFGLAQDLLRETPVPARTRQELRQLLANRPSGGIVFATIQKFMLGEDEDVFPLLSERRNIVVIADEAHRTQYGFEAKLKTRKLVSEQKPAAALAGQAQEAINLVVTGDGERRAPTAQFEPPAYIARYQVGYAQHLRDALPHATFVAFTGTPVSSADRDTRAVFGDYIHVYDMQQAKEDGATVAIYYESRLAKLKLKEADLSLLDEEVDELTEDEEEGAQARLKSRWAALEQVVGAQPRVASVAADLVAHFEERNQAQDGKAMVVTMSRDICVHLYDEIVRLRPDWHSDDPEQGAIKVVMTGSASDKALLRSHIYSAQVKKRLEKRFKDPADLLKLVIVRDMWLTGFDAPCVHTMYVDKPMKGHNLMQAIARVNRVFRDKQGGLVVDYIGIGNELKAAMKEYTASKGRGRPTVDAHEALALLLEKLDVLRAMLHGFSYSAFKTGGHKTLAGAANHVLGLPSDTKDKNGKPVRDGKKRFADAALAMGRAFSLCCTLDEAKAVREEVAFMQAVKVILTKRDISAQKKTDTQREAAIRQIIGQAVVSESVVDIFDAVGLDKPNIGLLDDEFLAQVKNLPERNLAVELLERLLEGEIKSKFATNLVQQKKFSDLLSNVITRYQNRSIETAQVMEELVDMAKKFKDAASRGEQLGLSDDEVRFYDALVNNASAVKELADETLKKIAHELTENLKKNITVDWAQRESVRATLRLMVKRILRKYKYPPDQQETAVELVLQQAETIGESWV, encoded by the coding sequence ATGACCGAAGACCAGCTCGAACAAGAAACCCTCTCCTGGCTTGCAGACATTGGCTATGCGGTGCGCTTTGGCCCCGACATGGCCCCCGACAGCGCAGGTGCCGAGCGCAACCACTACCGCCAGGTGGTGCTGGCGGGCCGCCTGCGCCAGGCGCTGGCACGGCTCAACCCCCAGGTGCCGCAGGCCGCGCGCGAGGACGCGCTGCAGCGCGTGCTGGAGCTGGGCGTGCCGGCGCAGCTGGCGGCCAACCGGGTGTTTCACCGGCTGCTGGTGGGGGGCGTGCCGGTGCAGTACCAGCAGGGCGACGAGACAGTGGGCGACTTTGTGCGCCTGCTCGACTGGGGCGACGTGGCGCGCAACGACTGGCTGGCGGTGAACCAGTTCACCATCAAGGGCGCGCACCACACGCGCAGGCCGGACATCATCCTGTTCGTCAACGGCCTGCCGCTGGTGCTGATCGAGCTGAAAAACCCCACGGATGAGGCGGCAGACATCTGGAAGGCTTACGAGCAAATCCAGACCTACAAGGCGCAAATCCCGGACGTGTTCCAGTACAACGCGGTGCTGGTGGTCTCGGACGGCAGTGAGGCGCGCATGGGCAGCCTCTCGGCCAATGCCGAGCGCTTTCAGCAGTGGCGCACGATTGACGGCGTGGCGCTGGACCCGCTGGGCGAGTTCAACGAACTGCAGACGCTGGTGCGTGGGGCGCTGGCCCCCGCCATGCTGCTGGAGTACCTGCGCTTTTTTGTGCTGTTCGAGGACGACGGCCAGCTCGTCAAGAAGATTGCCGGCTACCACCAGTTCCATGCCGTGCGCGCTGCGGTGCAGCAGGTGATGGCCGCATCGCGCGCCGACAGCCCGGCACCGCTGCAGGGCAAGGGTGGGGTGGTGTGGCACACGCAGGGCAGCGGCAAGAGCATCACCATGACCTGTTTTGCCGCGCGCGTGATGCAAGAGCCGGCGATGCAGAACCCCACCATCGTCGTCATCACCGACCGCAACGACCTCGACGGCCAGCTGCTGGGCGTGTTCGGCCTGGCACAAGACCTGCTGCGCGAGACCCCGGTGCCGGCGCGCACGCGCCAGGAGCTGCGCCAACTGCTGGCCAACCGGCCCTCGGGCGGCATCGTGTTTGCCACCATCCAGAAGTTCATGCTGGGGGAAGACGAGGATGTGTTCCCGCTGCTGTCCGAGCGGCGCAACATCGTCGTCATCGCCGACGAGGCGCACCGCACGCAGTATGGCTTTGAGGCGAAGCTGAAAACGCGCAAACTGGTTTCAGAACAAAAACCGGCTGCAGCGCTTGCTGGGCAAGCGCAAGAAGCTATCAATTTAGTAGTGACGGGTGATGGTGAGCGCCGTGCACCCACGGCCCAGTTTGAACCACCGGCCTACATCGCCCGCTACCAGGTGGGCTACGCCCAGCACCTGCGCGACGCGCTGCCGCACGCCACGTTCGTGGCCTTCACCGGCACGCCAGTGTCCAGCGCCGACCGTGACACGCGGGCTGTGTTTGGCGACTACATCCATGTCTATGACATGCAGCAGGCCAAGGAGGATGGCGCGACAGTGGCCATCTACTACGAGAGCCGCCTGGCCAAGCTCAAGCTGAAGGAAGCGGATCTGTCGCTGCTCGACGAGGAGGTCGATGAACTCACCGAGGATGAGGAAGAGGGCGCCCAGGCACGCCTGAAAAGCCGCTGGGCCGCGCTGGAGCAGGTGGTGGGTGCGCAGCCGCGCGTGGCCAGCGTGGCCGCCGACCTGGTGGCGCACTTTGAGGAGCGCAACCAGGCCCAGGACGGCAAGGCCATGGTGGTGACCATGAGCCGTGACATTTGCGTGCACCTGTACGACGAAATCGTGCGCCTGCGCCCCGACTGGCACAGCGACGACCCGGAGCAGGGTGCCATCAAGGTTGTGATGACCGGCAGCGCCAGCGACAAGGCGCTGCTGCGCTCGCATATCTATAGTGCCCAGGTCAAAAAGCGCCTGGAAAAGCGCTTCAAGGACCCCGCCGACCTGCTCAAGCTCGTCATCGTGCGCGACATGTGGCTCACGGGCTTTGACGCGCCCTGTGTGCACACCATGTACGTCGATAAACCCATGAAGGGCCACAACCTGATGCAGGCCATCGCCCGCGTCAACCGCGTATTCAGGGACAAGCAGGGCGGCCTGGTGGTGGACTACATCGGTATCGGCAACGAGTTGAAGGCCGCGATGAAGGAATACACCGCCAGCAAGGGCCGGGGCAGGCCGACGGTGGATGCGCACGAGGCGCTGGCACTGCTGCTGGAAAAGCTCGACGTGCTGCGCGCCATGCTGCATGGTTTTTCCTACAGCGCCTTCAAGACCGGCGGCCACAAAACCCTGGCAGGCGCCGCCAACCATGTGCTGGGCCTGCCGTCCGACACCAAGGACAAGAATGGCAAGCCGGTGCGCGACGGCAAGAAACGCTTCGCCGACGCTGCATTGGCCATGGGCCGGGCCTTCAGCCTGTGCTGCACCCTGGATGAAGCCAAGGCCGTGCGCGAGGAGGTCGCTTTCATGCAGGCCGTCAAGGTCATCCTGACCAAGCGCGACATTTCGGCGCAAAAGAAAACCGACACGCAACGCGAGGCGGCGATCCGCCAAATCATCGGCCAGGCGGTGGTCAGCGAATCGGTGGTGGACATCTTCGACGCCGTGGGCCTGGACAAGCCCAACATCGGCCTGCTGGACGATGAGTTCCTGGCCCAGGTGAAAAATCTGCCCGAACGCAACCTGGCGGTGGAACTGCTGGAGCGCCTGCTGGAAGGCGAAATCAAAAGCAAATTCGCCACCAACCTGGTGCAGCAAAAGAAGTTCAGCGACCTGCTCAGCAACGTGATTACCCGCTACCAGAACCGCAGCATTGAAACCGCGCAGGTCATGGAAGAGCTGGTGGACATGGCCAAGAAGTTCAAGGACGCGGCGAGCAGAGGAGAGCAGTTGGGCCTGTCCGACGACGAAGTGCGCTTTTACGACGCGCTGGTCAACAACGCGTCGGCCGTCAAGGAGCTGGCCGATGAAACCCTGAAGAAAATTGCCCACGAACTGACCGAGAACCTCAAGAAGAACATCACGGTGGACTGGGCCCAGCGCGAGAGCGTGCGCGCCACGCTACGGCTGATGGTCAAACGCATTCTGCGCAAGTACAAGTACCCACCAGACCAGCAGGAAACCGCCGTGGAGCTGGTGCTGCAACAGGCGGAGACGATTGGTGAGAGCTGGGTTTGA
- the gloA gene encoding lactoylglutathione lyase — translation MQFLHTMLRVGNLQRSIDFYTQVLGMQLLRRSENPEYRYTLAFLGFDGGNPQQAEIELTHNWDTEQYELGTAYGHIALGVPDAYAACEKIKAAGGNVTREAGPVKGGSTVIAFVTDPDGYKIELIQMNSRSHGTASSDPLRSA, via the coding sequence ATGCAATTCCTTCACACCATGCTGCGCGTTGGCAACCTCCAGCGCTCGATCGACTTCTACACCCAGGTGCTGGGTATGCAACTGCTGCGCCGCTCTGAAAACCCCGAGTACCGCTACACCCTGGCATTCCTTGGTTTCGATGGCGGCAACCCGCAGCAGGCTGAAATTGAATTGACGCACAACTGGGATACCGAGCAGTACGAGCTGGGCACCGCCTACGGTCACATCGCCCTGGGTGTGCCCGATGCCTACGCCGCCTGCGAAAAAATCAAGGCCGCCGGTGGCAACGTGACGCGTGAGGCCGGGCCCGTCAAAGGCGGCAGCACGGTGATTGCCTTTGTCACCGATCCGGACGGCTACAAGATCGAGCTCATCCAAATGAACAGCCGCAGCCACGGCACTGCCAGCAGCGATCCACTGCGCAGCGCTTAA
- a CDS encoding CotH kinase family protein, which yields MPQRPQWPTSLALCLLLNACGGGVTNPFPPSTPGTPNIPPTVDSGPPFAPRADDLPAATSSIYPYPNALLRLSARYVNTPVAGPGNYLDADKRCSPQNSPPGATYPNGLVTLDTVNLDESKNDACEPEIKLQLSGDALPAASAKLRQRGSSSRLAEQKSYRIKYDSGTPWFGEDTFQLNKHPWDLTRVRNKLAFDLMREVPHHPSLRTQFVQLQYDDSNGTVRDMGLFTHVEKMGKSYLARRGWVAGSNVYKAENFSFSTDDLNQLTTKPDGSAGPDFEKSLSIEADSKQHQAIIQTIKDINNENKDFNTVFNQHFNRNNYLTWLGTAILLGNYDTQTQNFGLYQPLGTEKFYFLPWDYDGALGYPQQPGAEAHPEWTYGIGTWWANALHRRFMQQPGNITLLTAAVAELRQKYFTDARVQALLNQYRPTVEPLITQAPDLTNLPSQPQGNAQAWATEYQRLLQVIEHNHQTFLQSLQAPLPYWIAASAQGNALQLDWGWPTPFHPQGKPMTYRVEVARKPGNPSQAFDNATLVRQEGGLRSTQWRLEGLPAGEYLLRVTASDAQGHSTSAFNRYAMQGQEILGAMCVQWPSGQECP from the coding sequence ATGCCCCAGCGCCCACAATGGCCCACCAGCCTTGCGCTCTGCCTTTTGCTCAACGCCTGTGGCGGTGGGGTGACCAACCCGTTTCCTCCCAGTACCCCTGGTACGCCCAACATCCCCCCCACAGTAGATTCCGGCCCACCTTTTGCGCCGCGCGCCGACGATCTGCCGGCGGCAACAAGCAGCATCTATCCCTATCCCAACGCCTTGCTACGCCTGAGCGCCCGCTACGTCAACACCCCGGTAGCGGGCCCTGGCAACTACCTCGATGCCGACAAGCGCTGCAGCCCGCAAAACAGCCCCCCTGGCGCGACCTACCCCAACGGCCTGGTCACGCTCGATACCGTCAATCTCGACGAGAGCAAAAACGACGCTTGCGAGCCAGAGATCAAGCTCCAGCTCAGCGGCGACGCGCTGCCTGCAGCCAGCGCCAAACTGCGCCAGCGCGGCAGCAGCAGCCGCCTGGCAGAACAAAAGTCCTATCGCATCAAGTACGACAGCGGCACGCCCTGGTTTGGCGAAGATACTTTTCAGCTCAACAAACACCCCTGGGATTTGACCCGGGTGCGCAACAAGCTCGCTTTCGATCTGATGCGCGAGGTGCCCCACCACCCCAGTCTGCGCACCCAATTCGTGCAGCTGCAGTACGACGACAGCAACGGCACGGTGCGTGACATGGGGCTTTTCACCCATGTCGAAAAAATGGGGAAAAGCTACCTCGCCCGGCGCGGCTGGGTTGCGGGCTCCAACGTTTACAAAGCCGAAAACTTCAGCTTCAGCACCGACGATTTAAATCAATTAACCACCAAACCAGACGGCAGCGCCGGCCCTGATTTTGAAAAATCCCTCTCCATTGAGGCAGACAGCAAGCAACACCAGGCGATCATTCAAACCATCAAAGATATCAACAACGAAAACAAAGATTTCAATACTGTATTCAACCAACATTTCAATCGAAATAATTACCTTACCTGGTTGGGTACAGCGATTTTGCTGGGTAATTATGATACCCAGACCCAAAATTTTGGTCTCTACCAACCCCTGGGTACTGAGAAATTTTATTTCCTACCCTGGGATTACGACGGCGCCCTGGGTTACCCACAACAGCCCGGCGCAGAAGCGCACCCAGAGTGGACTTACGGCATTGGCACCTGGTGGGCCAATGCTTTGCACCGGCGCTTTATGCAGCAGCCAGGGAATATCACGCTGTTAACGGCTGCCGTGGCTGAACTGCGACAAAAATACTTCACCGATGCCCGTGTGCAAGCCCTGCTCAACCAGTACCGACCTACGGTCGAGCCCCTCATCACCCAGGCCCCGGATCTGACCAATCTGCCATCCCAGCCCCAGGGCAATGCCCAGGCCTGGGCAACCGAATACCAGCGCCTGCTGCAAGTCATTGAACACAACCACCAAACCTTTTTGCAAAGCCTGCAAGCACCCCTGCCCTATTGGATAGCAGCCAGCGCCCAAGGCAATGCGCTGCAGCTCGACTGGGGCTGGCCCACACCGTTTCACCCCCAAGGAAAACCCATGACGTACCGGGTGGAAGTAGCCCGCAAACCGGGCAACCCCAGCCAGGCATTCGACAACGCAACCCTGGTGCGCCAGGAAGGCGGTTTGCGCAGCACCCAATGGCGCCTTGAAGGTCTGCCAGCGGGCGAATACCTGCTGCGCGTCACCGCCAGCGATGCCCAAGGCCACAGCACCTCCGCCTTCAACCGTTACGCCATGCAGGGGCAGGAGATTTTGGGCGCCATGTGCGTGCAGTGGCCCAGCGGGCAGGAATGCCCTTGA
- a CDS encoding LysR family transcriptional regulator, with protein sequence MNRLDAMNLFVRVADLGSFAAAAQQLGVARSVVTRQIAALEEYLGVKLIVRTTRKLTLTSPGVHYLAQCRTILQQIESAEADVMQARNTPRGHLRVGLPLSFGLKRIAPLLPQFLEKYPEITLSLEFTDRHMDLIDEGMDVSIRIATALDPGHIARKLGEIRLITVAAPHYLQRQGRPLQPADLLQHDCLGYSVKALNAPLVFFVDGKHYPVNVPYRLQANNGDALAEAAAQGMGVTVQPDFIVNTYLTEGTLEVVLAEFSLPPIGIYAILPSNRLMAQGVRVLMDFLAQQLGTEE encoded by the coding sequence ATGAACCGTCTTGATGCCATGAACCTGTTTGTGCGTGTGGCCGACCTGGGCAGCTTTGCAGCGGCGGCCCAGCAACTGGGTGTGGCGCGCTCGGTGGTCACGCGCCAGATTGCGGCGCTGGAGGAGTACCTGGGCGTCAAGCTCATCGTCCGCACCACGCGCAAGCTGACACTGACCAGCCCTGGTGTGCACTACCTGGCCCAGTGCCGCACCATCTTGCAGCAGATAGAGAGTGCCGAGGCCGACGTGATGCAGGCGCGCAATACCCCACGTGGTCATTTGCGCGTGGGCCTGCCGCTGAGCTTTGGCTTGAAACGTATCGCGCCGTTGCTGCCGCAGTTTTTAGAAAAATATCCGGAAATTACCCTCAGCCTTGAATTTACCGATCGGCACATGGATTTGATTGACGAGGGCATGGACGTGAGCATACGCATTGCCACAGCACTCGATCCAGGTCATATTGCACGCAAGCTCGGTGAGATTCGGTTGATAACTGTCGCAGCTCCCCATTATTTACAACGCCAAGGCCGGCCCTTGCAGCCAGCAGATTTATTGCAGCACGATTGCCTGGGGTATTCCGTCAAGGCGCTGAATGCGCCACTGGTGTTTTTTGTTGACGGTAAACATTATCCGGTGAATGTGCCTTACCGCCTGCAGGCGAATAATGGAGATGCACTGGCAGAGGCTGCTGCCCAAGGCATGGGAGTCACGGTGCAGCCGGATTTTATCGTCAATACCTATCTGACAGAAGGCACCCTGGAGGTTGTTTTGGCGGAATTTTCCCTGCCCCCGATTGGCATTTATGCGATTTTACCCAGCAACCGTTTAATGGCCCAAGGGGTGCGTGTGTTGATGGATTTTTTGGCGCAACAATTGGGCACAGAAGAATAA
- a CDS encoding cytochrome b encodes MHYTTTAKALHWGMAFLIFALLGLGFYMAGLPLSPYKLQLYSWHKWAGVSLWLLVLLRLVWRTTHRPPALPGHMTPLERLAAHAGHGLLYLLMLAIPLSGWLMGSAKGIPTVWFGVLPLPDLVGKDKELGKLLQTLHWALNMGLIAVLLGHVGAALKHHFINKDDVLRRML; translated from the coding sequence ATGCACTACACCACCACCGCCAAAGCCTTGCACTGGGGCATGGCCTTTTTGATTTTTGCGCTGCTGGGGCTGGGCTTTTATATGGCGGGCCTGCCGTTGTCGCCGTACAAGCTGCAGCTGTACTCCTGGCACAAATGGGCTGGCGTCAGCCTGTGGCTGCTGGTGCTGCTGCGCCTGGTTTGGCGCACCACGCACCGCCCCCCTGCCCTGCCCGGCCACATGACGCCCCTGGAGCGCCTGGCGGCGCACGCGGGCCATGGCCTGCTGTATCTGCTGATGCTGGCCATCCCGCTGTCGGGCTGGCTGATGGGTTCGGCCAAGGGCATCCCCACCGTCTGGTTTGGCGTGCTGCCGCTGCCGGACTTGGTTGGTAAAGACAAAGAGCTGGGCAAGCTGCTGCAAACCCTGCACTGGGCGCTCAACATGGGTTTGATTGCCGTGCTGCTCGGCCATGTGGGTGCGGCGCTCAAGCACCATTTCATTAACAAGGACGACGTGCTGCGTCGAATGCTGTAA
- a CDS encoding YceI family protein, with the protein MNPITPWALLPALLLATAAQAAEYQQFNPAKSQVRFDYQQMGVAMQGSFKKFSGQLRFDPAAPAAAKASLEVELGSVDTGSSEGDDELATKTWFNTSAFPKARFESSSVKALGGARYEVAGKLTIKGMSRDVVVPATFTSQGKNGQFDGQFTIKRGDFSIGEGAWKAFDVVANDVVVHFRIAATAP; encoded by the coding sequence ATGAACCCCATCACACCCTGGGCCCTGCTGCCCGCCCTGCTCCTGGCCACGGCGGCCCAGGCCGCCGAATACCAGCAGTTCAACCCGGCGAAAAGCCAGGTGCGCTTTGACTACCAGCAAATGGGCGTGGCCATGCAGGGCAGCTTCAAGAAGTTCAGCGGCCAGCTGCGCTTTGACCCTGCCGCCCCCGCTGCCGCCAAGGCCAGCCTCGAAGTGGAACTTGGCAGCGTCGATACCGGCAGCAGCGAGGGCGACGACGAGCTGGCCACCAAGACCTGGTTCAACACCAGCGCCTTCCCCAAGGCACGCTTCGAATCCAGCAGCGTCAAGGCCCTGGGTGGAGCGCGCTACGAGGTGGCGGGCAAGCTCACCATCAAGGGCATGAGCCGCGACGTGGTCGTGCCCGCAACTTTCACCAGCCAGGGCAAAAACGGCCAGTTTGACGGCCAATTCACCATCAAACGCGGCGATTTCTCGATTGGCGAAGGCGCCTGGAAGGCATTTGACGTGGTTGCCAACGATGTCGTGGTGCATTTCCGCATTGCTGCCACTGCGCCTTGA